In one window of Acidobacteriota bacterium DNA:
- a CDS encoding thioredoxin domain-containing protein: MSILRGWMAVALVLGAVQTAAPQKDREPAPLAQAERKGPGDGNSRIGRLLAVQGGGQAHFLKINIRGLPFMGSAEAKVTMIEFSDYQCFFCRRHDRQVAPRIVKDYVESGQVKYVFADFPLASHAGASKAAQAAHCAGDQGKYWEMNDLLFRHPQSLTQTTIKAFGSSLKLDTQALLDCVESGKYAQKVRDGLSQGKRVGVRGTPSFFFGLTDKTQPTLRVRQTLTGAHPYPAFQRLIEELLAQ, translated from the coding sequence ATGAGTATCCTTCGCGGCTGGATGGCGGTAGCCCTTGTGCTGGGGGCCGTGCAAACGGCTGCACCCCAGAAAGACCGGGAACCTGCCCCTCTGGCGCAGGCGGAAAGGAAAGGGCCGGGGGACGGCAACTCCCGGATCGGCCGCCTTCTCGCCGTCCAGGGCGGCGGACAAGCTCACTTCCTCAAGATCAATATCCGTGGCCTGCCCTTCATGGGATCCGCAGAGGCCAAGGTGACCATGATCGAGTTTTCGGACTACCAGTGTTTTTTCTGCCGCCGCCACGACCGGCAAGTCGCTCCCCGCATCGTGAAGGACTACGTCGAGAGTGGCCAGGTGAAGTATGTCTTTGCAGATTTTCCGCTGGCGTCCCACGCCGGGGCATCCAAAGCGGCCCAGGCGGCCCACTGCGCCGGCGATCAAGGCAAGTACTGGGAAATGAACGACCTGTTGTTCCGGCACCCCCAATCCCTCACCCAGACGACGATCAAAGCTTTCGGCAGCAGCCTGAAGCTCGACACCCAGGCCTTGCTGGATTGTGTCGAAAGCGGCAAATACGCTCAAAAGGTCCGGGACGGCCTGAGTCAGGGCAAGAGGGTCGGGGTCCGCGGAACCCCCTCCTTTTTCTTTGGCTTGACGGACAAGACCCAACCCACCCTAAGGGTCCGACAAACCCTGACCGGAGCCCACCCCTATCCCGCCTTCCAGAGGCTGATCGAGGAACTGCTGGCGCAGTAA